A single Pseudomonas sp. MM223 DNA region contains:
- the prpC gene encoding 2-methylcitrate synthase (*Name prpC), with the protein MAEAKVLSGAGLRGQVAGQTALSTVGQAGAGLTYRGYDVRDLAAGAEFEEVAYLLLYGEPTQAELADYKRKLKGLRDLPQALKEVLERIPRDAHPMDVMRTGCSVLGTLEPELTFEAQRDKTDRLLALFPAVMCYWYRFTHHGVRIDCTSDEDTLGGHFLHLLHGKKPSELHVKVMNVSLILYAEHEFNASTFTARVCASTLSDLYSCVTAAIGSLRGPLHGGANEAAMELIERFQSPQDATAELLRMLERKDKIMGFGHAIYKESDPRNEVIKGWSKQLADEVGDKVLYPVSEAIDKTMWEQKRLFPNADFYHASAYHFMGIPTKLFTPIFVCSRLTGWAAHVFEQRANNRIIRPSAEYVGVEQRQFVPIEQR; encoded by the coding sequence ATGGCCGAAGCAAAAGTACTCAGTGGCGCAGGCCTGCGTGGTCAGGTGGCCGGCCAGACCGCTCTGTCGACCGTGGGCCAGGCTGGTGCCGGGCTGACCTACCGGGGGTACGACGTGCGTGACCTGGCAGCAGGTGCCGAATTTGAAGAAGTCGCTTACCTGCTGCTGTACGGCGAGCCAACCCAGGCCGAACTGGCTGACTACAAGCGCAAGCTCAAGGGCCTGCGTGATCTGCCGCAAGCGTTGAAGGAAGTGCTGGAACGTATCCCGCGTGACGCCCACCCGATGGACGTGATGCGCACCGGCTGCTCGGTACTGGGCACCCTGGAGCCAGAACTCACCTTCGAGGCCCAGCGCGACAAGACCGACCGCCTGCTGGCGCTGTTCCCGGCAGTGATGTGCTACTGGTACCGCTTCACCCACCATGGCGTGCGCATCGATTGCACCAGCGACGAGGACACACTCGGTGGCCACTTCCTGCACCTGCTGCACGGCAAGAAGCCTAGCGAGCTGCACGTCAAGGTCATGAACGTGTCGCTGATCCTGTACGCCGAGCACGAGTTCAACGCCTCGACCTTCACTGCCCGTGTCTGTGCCTCGACCCTGTCCGACCTGTACTCCTGCGTCACCGCTGCCATCGGCTCGCTGCGCGGTCCGCTGCACGGCGGTGCCAACGAAGCAGCGATGGAACTGATCGAGCGCTTCCAGAGCCCGCAGGACGCCACCGCCGAGCTGCTGCGCATGCTTGAGCGCAAGGACAAGATCATGGGCTTTGGCCATGCCATCTACAAAGAGTCCGACCCGCGCAACGAGGTGATCAAGGGCTGGTCGAAGCAGCTGGCCGACGAAGTGGGCGACAAGGTGCTGTACCCGGTGTCCGAAGCCATCGACAAGACCATGTGGGAGCAGAAGCGGCTGTTCCCCAACGCCGACTTCTACCATGCCTCGGCGTACCACTTCATGGGCATACCGACCAAGCTGTTCACCCCGATCTTCGTCTGCTCGCGCCTGACCGGCTGGGCGGCGCACGTCTTCGAGCAGCGCGCCAACAACCGCATCATCCGCCCGAGCGCCGAGTATGTCGGTGTCGAGCAGCGCCAGTTCGTGCCGATCGAACAGCGCTGA
- the acnM gene encoding Aconitate hydratase A (*Name acnM), with product MCRERGAKHPLGQTCKPNTVTEPDNDMNTAFRKHLPGTNLDYFDARAAVEAIKPGAYDGLPYTSRVLAENLVRRCDPATLDASLGQLIERQRDLDFPWFPARVVCHDILGQTALVDLAGLRDAIADKGGDPAAVNPVVPVQLIVDHSLAVECGGFDPQAFEKNRAIEDRRNEDRFHFINWTKKAFKNVDVIQPGNGIMHQINLEKMSPVIHSDHGVAYPDTCVGTDSHTPHVDALGVIAIGVGGLEAENVMLGRASWMRLPEIVGVELTGKLAPNITATDLVLALTEFLRKQKVVGAYLEFHGEGARALTLGDRATISNMAPEYGATAAMFAIDQQTIDYLRLTGREEQQVKLVETYAKATGLWADSLGAAVYERTLSFDLSSVVRNMAGPSNPHARVATSDLAAKGIAGSWEEVPGQMPDGAVIIAAITSCTNTSNPRNVIAAGLIARNANRLGLARKPWVKSSLAPGSKAVQLYLEEAGLEKELEQLGFGIVAFACTTCNGMSGALDPVIQQEIIDRDLYATAVLSGNRNFDGRIHPYAKQAFLASPPLVVAYAIAGTIRFDIEKDVLGVVDGKEIRLKDIWPSDEEIDAVVRAAVKPEQFRKVYIPMFAIEEDRGPKVAPLYDWRPMSTYIRRPPYWEGALAGERTLRGMRPLAVLPDNITTDHLSPSNAIMLDSAAGEYLAKMGLPEEDFNSYATHRGDHLTAQRATFANPKLFNEMVRKEDGSVKQGSLARIEPEGKVTRMWEAIETYMQRKQPLIIVAGADYGQGSSRDWAAKGVRLAGVEAIVAEGFERIHRTNLVGMGVLPLEFKPGTDRKTLGLDGSETYDVLGARTPRATLTLVVTRSNGECLEVPVTCRLDTAEEVSIYEAGGVLQRFAQDFLEATA from the coding sequence TTGTGCCGCGAAAGGGGTGCAAAGCACCCCCTTGGGCAGACCTGCAAACCGAATACCGTGACCGAGCCTGATAACGATATGAACACTGCATTCCGCAAGCACCTGCCAGGTACCAACCTGGACTACTTCGATGCCCGTGCGGCGGTCGAGGCGATCAAGCCCGGCGCCTACGACGGCCTGCCTTACACGTCCCGCGTGCTCGCCGAAAACCTGGTGCGCCGCTGCGACCCGGCCACCCTCGACGCCTCGCTGGGCCAACTGATCGAGCGCCAGCGCGACCTTGACTTCCCGTGGTTCCCGGCCCGCGTGGTGTGCCACGACATCCTTGGCCAGACCGCGCTGGTCGACCTCGCCGGCCTGCGTGATGCCATCGCCGACAAAGGCGGCGACCCGGCAGCCGTCAACCCGGTGGTGCCGGTGCAACTGATCGTGGACCACTCGCTGGCAGTGGAGTGCGGTGGCTTCGACCCGCAGGCCTTTGAAAAGAACCGCGCCATCGAAGACCGTCGCAACGAAGACCGCTTCCACTTCATCAACTGGACCAAGAAGGCGTTCAAGAACGTCGACGTGATCCAGCCGGGCAACGGCATCATGCACCAGATCAACCTGGAGAAGATGTCGCCTGTCATCCATAGCGACCACGGCGTGGCTTACCCGGACACCTGCGTCGGCACCGACAGCCACACCCCGCATGTTGACGCCCTGGGTGTGATCGCCATTGGCGTGGGTGGCCTGGAAGCCGAGAACGTGATGCTCGGCCGCGCCTCGTGGATGCGCCTGCCGGAGATCGTCGGCGTCGAGCTGACCGGTAAACTGGCACCGAACATCACTGCCACCGACCTGGTGCTGGCCCTGACCGAATTCCTGCGCAAGCAGAAGGTAGTGGGCGCCTATCTGGAGTTTCATGGTGAAGGTGCCCGCGCCCTGACGCTGGGTGACCGCGCCACCATTTCCAACATGGCGCCGGAGTACGGCGCCACCGCAGCGATGTTCGCCATCGACCAGCAGACCATCGACTACCTGCGCCTGACCGGCCGTGAAGAGCAGCAGGTCAAGCTGGTGGAAACCTACGCCAAGGCTACCGGCTTGTGGGCCGACAGCCTGGGCGCCGCCGTCTACGAGCGTACCTTGAGCTTCGACCTGTCGAGCGTGGTGCGCAACATGGCCGGCCCGTCCAACCCCCACGCCCGTGTCGCCACCAGCGACCTGGCGGCCAAAGGCATCGCCGGCAGTTGGGAAGAAGTGCCGGGGCAAATGCCTGACGGCGCGGTGATCATCGCCGCCATCACCAGCTGCACCAACACCAGCAACCCGCGCAACGTGATTGCCGCAGGCCTCATTGCGCGCAATGCCAACAGGCTGGGCCTGGCCCGCAAGCCGTGGGTCAAGTCGTCGCTGGCGCCAGGCTCCAAAGCCGTGCAGTTGTATCTGGAAGAAGCCGGCCTGGAAAAAGAGCTGGAGCAACTCGGCTTCGGTATCGTCGCCTTCGCCTGCACGACCTGCAACGGGATGTCCGGCGCCCTGGATCCGGTGATCCAGCAAGAAATCATCGACCGTGACCTGTACGCCACCGCTGTACTGTCGGGCAACCGCAACTTCGACGGGCGTATCCACCCGTATGCCAAGCAGGCCTTCCTGGCTTCGCCGCCGCTGGTGGTGGCCTATGCCATTGCCGGTACCATCCGCTTCGATATCGAGAAGGATGTGCTGGGCGTGGTCGATGGCAAGGAAATCCGCCTGAAGGACATCTGGCCGAGCGATGAAGAGATCGACGCCGTGGTGCGTGCTGCGGTCAAGCCCGAGCAGTTCCGCAAGGTGTACATCCCGATGTTCGCCATCGAGGAAGACCGCGGGCCGAAGGTGGCGCCGCTGTACGACTGGCGCCCGATGAGCACCTACATCCGCCGCCCGCCGTATTGGGAAGGTGCGCTGGCCGGTGAGCGTACCCTGCGCGGCATGCGCCCGCTGGCGGTGCTGCCGGACAACATCACCACCGACCACCTGTCGCCGTCCAACGCCATCATGCTCGACAGCGCAGCCGGTGAGTACCTGGCGAAAATGGGCTTGCCGGAAGAGGACTTCAACTCTTACGCCACCCACCGTGGCGACCACCTGACCGCCCAGCGTGCCACATTCGCCAACCCTAAGCTGTTCAACGAAATGGTGCGCAAGGAAGACGGCAGCGTGAAGCAGGGGTCGCTGGCGCGTATCGAGCCGGAAGGCAAGGTCACCCGCATGTGGGAGGCGATCGAGACCTACATGCAGCGCAAGCAGCCGCTGATCATCGTTGCCGGCGCCGACTACGGCCAGGGTTCGTCCCGTGACTGGGCGGCCAAGGGCGTGCGCCTGGCAGGTGTCGAGGCGATCGTCGCCGAAGGCTTCGAGCGCATTCACCGCACCAACCTGGTGGGCATGGGCGTGCTGCCGCTGGAGTTCAAGCCCGGCACCGACCGCAAGACCTTGGGCCTGGATGGCAGCGAGACCTACGACGTGCTGGGCGCGCGTACGCCAAGGGCGACGTTGACCCTGGTGGTTACCCGCAGCAATGGCGAGTGCCTGGAAGTGCCGGTGACCTGCCGCCTGGATACCGCCGAGGAAGTGTCCATCTACGAGGCGGGCGGGGTGTTGCAGCGCTTTGCCCAGGACTTCCTCGAAGCGACCGCTTGA
- the prpF_2 gene encoding 2-methyl-aconitate isomerase (*Name prpF_2), which translates to MPKTMAHVPQIKIPATYIRGGTSKGVFFRLQDLPEQAQIPGPARDALLLRVIGSPDPYGKQIDGMGGATSSTSKTVILSPSIKPEHDVDYLFGQVSIDKAFVDWSGNCGNLSAAVGSFAISSGLVDPTRIPRNGVATVRIWQANIGKTIIAHVPITEGEVQETGDFELDGVTFPAAEVQLEFLDPAADEDGGGGAMFPTGKLVDDLEVPGVGTFKATLINAGIPTIFVNAADIGYTGAELQEAINGDPQALLRFETIRAYGAVRMGLIEHVDQAAGRQHTPKVAFVAPPSTYTASSGKVVQAGDIDLLVRALSMGKLHHAMMGTAAVAIGTAAAIPGTLVNLAAGGGERSAVRFGHPSGTLRVGAEARQVNGEWTVTKAIMSRSARVLMEGWVRVPGDSF; encoded by the coding sequence ATGCCCAAGACAATGGCACATGTACCCCAGATCAAAATCCCCGCCACCTACATCCGTGGCGGAACCAGCAAAGGCGTGTTCTTCCGCCTGCAAGACCTCCCCGAGCAGGCGCAGATCCCCGGCCCTGCCCGTGATGCGTTGCTGCTGCGGGTAATCGGCAGCCCCGACCCCTACGGCAAGCAGATCGACGGCATGGGCGGTGCAACATCCAGCACCAGCAAGACCGTGATCCTGTCGCCAAGTATCAAGCCTGAGCACGATGTCGATTATCTGTTCGGCCAGGTCAGCATCGACAAGGCCTTCGTCGACTGGAGCGGCAACTGCGGCAACCTGTCTGCTGCGGTGGGTTCGTTCGCCATCAGCAGCGGCCTGGTCGACCCGACGCGCATTCCGCGCAACGGCGTCGCCACGGTGCGCATCTGGCAGGCCAACATCGGCAAGACCATCATCGCCCACGTACCGATCACCGAAGGCGAAGTGCAGGAAACCGGCGATTTCGAACTGGACGGGGTAACCTTCCCGGCCGCCGAAGTGCAGCTGGAGTTCCTTGACCCGGCAGCCGATGAAGACGGCGGCGGCGGTGCCATGTTCCCTACCGGCAAGCTGGTCGATGACCTGGAAGTGCCGGGTGTCGGCACCTTCAAGGCGACCCTGATCAACGCTGGCATCCCTACCATCTTCGTAAACGCGGCGGATATCGGTTACACCGGTGCCGAACTGCAGGAGGCCATCAACGGCGACCCGCAGGCGCTGCTGCGTTTCGAGACCATTCGCGCGTATGGCGCCGTGCGCATGGGCCTGATTGAACACGTCGACCAGGCTGCCGGGCGTCAGCACACACCAAAAGTGGCGTTCGTCGCGCCACCGAGCACCTACACTGCGTCCAGTGGCAAGGTGGTGCAGGCAGGTGATATCGACCTGCTGGTACGGGCCTTGTCCATGGGTAAGCTGCACCATGCGATGATGGGGACGGCTGCGGTGGCGATTGGCACTGCGGCGGCCATTCCGGGCACGTTGGTCAACCTTGCTGCTGGCGGGGGCGAGCGCAGTGCCGTGCGCTTCGGGCACCCGTCGGGCACCCTGCGGGTCGGGGCTGAGGCGCGCCAGGTGAATGGTGAGTGGACAGTGACCAAGGCAATCATGAGCCGTAGCGCTCGCGTGCTGATGGAGGGCTGGGTTCGCGTGCCTGGCGATAGCTTCTAA
- the mmgE gene encoding Citrate/2-methylcitrate dehydratase (*Name mmgE) — protein MSANVDLNDRPDYDRVLQTLADYALGYRVESHEALDTARNCLMDTLGCGLLALRFPECTKLLGPQVEGTLVPNGARVPGTAYRLDPVKAAWDIGCTVRWLDYNDTWLAAEWAHPSDNLGGILAVADHLSQKHVAAGEAPLLMRDVLEAMVMAHEIQGVLALENSFNRVGLDHVILVKVASTAVCARLMGANREQMLSALSHAFVDGQALRTYRHAPNAGSRKSWAAGDASSRGVRLADIALRGEMGVPGVLTAPQWGFYDVLFSHTNKDLALKPAGQQELRVAQALGSYVMENVLFKVSFPAEFHAQTACEAAVTLHPLVRNRLHEIDRIVITTQESAIRIISKSGPLANAADRDHCLQYMVAVPLIFGHLVAEHYEDAFHANHPSIDRLREKMEVVEDPRFSREYLEPDKRSIANALQVFFKDGSSTAQVVVEYPIGHRRRRGEGIPLLEAKFSANLATRFARQRCGEIVEVCKDQQKLEGMAVHRFVDLFVI, from the coding sequence ATGAGCGCCAACGTAGACCTCAATGACCGCCCGGACTACGACCGGGTGCTGCAAACCCTGGCCGACTACGCTCTCGGCTACCGGGTCGAGTCCCACGAGGCCCTGGATACCGCACGCAACTGCCTGATGGACACCCTCGGCTGCGGCCTGCTGGCCTTGCGCTTCCCCGAATGCACCAAACTGCTTGGCCCTCAGGTGGAAGGCACGCTGGTCCCCAATGGTGCCCGCGTCCCCGGCACCGCCTACCGGCTCGACCCGGTCAAAGCTGCCTGGGACATCGGCTGTACGGTGCGCTGGCTGGACTACAACGACACCTGGCTGGCCGCTGAGTGGGCTCACCCCTCGGACAACCTTGGCGGCATCCTGGCCGTTGCCGATCACTTGTCACAGAAGCATGTCGCCGCGGGTGAGGCGCCGCTGCTGATGCGTGATGTGCTTGAAGCCATGGTCATGGCTCATGAGATCCAGGGTGTGCTGGCACTGGAAAACTCATTCAACCGCGTCGGCCTCGATCACGTGATTCTGGTGAAGGTAGCCTCGACCGCGGTGTGTGCCAGGCTGATGGGGGCCAATCGCGAGCAGATGCTCTCGGCCTTGTCCCATGCGTTTGTCGACGGCCAGGCCCTGCGCACTTACCGCCACGCCCCCAACGCCGGTTCTCGCAAGTCCTGGGCTGCTGGCGATGCTTCCAGCCGTGGCGTGCGCCTGGCTGATATTGCCCTGCGTGGCGAGATGGGGGTGCCGGGTGTGCTTACGGCGCCGCAGTGGGGCTTCTACGACGTGTTGTTCAGCCATACCAACAAGGACCTGGCACTCAAGCCTGCCGGGCAACAGGAGCTGCGCGTGGCGCAGGCCTTGGGCAGCTACGTGATGGAAAACGTGCTGTTCAAGGTCAGTTTCCCCGCCGAATTCCATGCCCAGACCGCCTGCGAGGCGGCAGTGACGCTGCATCCGCTGGTGCGTAACCGTCTGCATGAAATCGACCGCATCGTCATTACCACCCAGGAATCGGCAATCCGCATCATTTCCAAAAGCGGCCCACTGGCCAACGCTGCTGACCGTGACCACTGCCTGCAATACATGGTGGCGGTACCGCTGATCTTCGGCCATTTGGTGGCCGAGCATTATGAGGACGCCTTCCACGCCAACCACCCGAGCATCGACCGCCTGCGCGAGAAGATGGAGGTGGTGGAAGACCCGCGCTTCAGCCGTGAGTACCTGGAGCCGGACAAGCGTTCAATCGCCAATGCACTGCAAGTGTTCTTCAAGGATGGCAGCAGTACGGCGCAGGTCGTGGTGGAGTACCCGATCGGGCACCGTCGGCGGCGTGGGGAGGGTATACCGTTGCTGGAGGCCAAGTTCAGCGCCAACCTGGCAACGCGTTTTGCCCGGCAGCGGTGTGGCGAGATTGTAGAAGTGTGCAAGGATCAGCAGAAGCTGGAAGGTATGGCGGTGCACCGGTTTGTGGATTTGTTCGTGATCTGA